Proteins found in one Physeter macrocephalus isolate SW-GA chromosome 17, ASM283717v5, whole genome shotgun sequence genomic segment:
- the CYB5B gene encoding cytochrome b5 type B isoform X2 has protein sequence MATVEASGSDEKGRDVETSVTYYRLEEVAKRNSPKEIWLVIHGRVYDVTRFLNEHPGGEEVLLEQAGGDATESFEDVGHSSDAREMLKQYYIGDVHPNDLKPGSDGKYSTDKSFGEMTFAITGFDLFLFFKEVRLSL, from the exons ATGGCTACTGTGGAAGCAAGTGGCAGCGATGAGAAAGGGCGAGACGTCGAGACCTCCGTCACGTATTACCGATTGGAGGAGGTGGCGAAACGCAACTCCCCGAAGGAGATTTGGCTGGTGATCCACGGGCGAGTCTACGATGTCACCCGCTTCCTTAACGAG CATCCTGGTGGAGAAGAAGTTCTGCTGGAACAAGCTGGTGGAGATGCAACTGAAAGTTTTGAAGATGTAGGCCACTCCTCTGATGCCAGAGAAATGCTCAAACAGTACTATATTGGTGATGTGCATCCG AATGACCTTAAACCCGGAAGTGATGGCAAG TATTCCACAGACAAAAGCTTTGGTGAGATGACATTTGCTATAACAGGAtttgatctgtttcttttttttaaggaggtaAGATTGTCTCTATAA